In the Triticum aestivum cultivar Chinese Spring chromosome 2B, IWGSC CS RefSeq v2.1, whole genome shotgun sequence genome, GACACCCGCTTTTTTCCTCACCTGCCCTCGGAAGCTTGGGTATTTCGGAAGTAGCCGCTACTTGTCAGAACCATGCTTGTCTAAAAAATGTTGTCGGAGCAATGCAAAGTGGACTAATTCGAGATGGACGAACTGCTACTAATTTGCACAGTTTTATTTTTGTGCACGCGAAACGTGCTAAAATTTTCATTTCGAAAGGAAACTTTGGCGTGAATATTAGCACGACGACGACGCTGCGAAGCTATGCATCGACCGCATATCACTTCACCCCAACCCCATACTGTCATGCCGAAGCCGGCACCGCACCACCACCCAACCTACTACGACCACATACAACAAGATCGTACTATGATGATATTGCCATCCGGGGCCTGGACCGGGGATGCAGGAACCCAGTTGCCCAATTCAGCGGAATCCGAGGCCCTCTTCCGTCAGAAACACGCCCGTCCCCCCATTGGCAGGCTGCTGCTCCTGAAAATACACTCTACCACGTCGCCCCGCGCCAGCTCCGGCTTTGTCCAGGCACCCCACGTCGACACAAATCCGATAGTCCAGCCAGCCACATTCATCCATCCGCTGCCCTTCTCTGCTCTTATTAGTACGCccccaccctctccctctcccacagtCCCACGACACCAACAGCTGCGCCAACAGCAACAGCCCAGCTAAGCTCAGCTCGCCCACCACCAGACGTACCACGTACAGAGCTAGCAGCACCATCCATGGCCGCGGAGGAGCCCAagaaggtggaggtggaggcggcgcCGGAGCCGGAGGCCGCACCGCCAGCCGTCCCTGCCGCGGAGCCCGAGGCCCCCGCCAAGGACGTCACCGAGGAGAAGGCCgtcatccccgcgcccgcgccggccGCCGAGGAGGAGAAGCCGCCCGCCGATGACTCCAAGGCCCTCGTCGTCGTCGAGAGTGAGTCGCCCGCCGCTTGCTTTCTGCTGTTTCTTGCTACTGTTTCAGTCAAATTTGCTCTTGTTTCGGCAAGGCCGGCCGGCTTGTGGTTGAATGATGGAAAGAGGGGTGGGCGTGCTAGGATCTAGTAGTAGGAGCGAGTAACTTTTTCTCGTGTTACTAGGAGATGAACAGTGGTGGCAGTACTAGGTTGAAGTACCCATGATCCTGGGATATTATTTTGCCTTGCCTTTTCTTTCCCTTCCTTTACTTACTTTTCCTGGCACGATTATTGCTCCCGTTGTTACACCTAGAGTATCATTAATTCGATAATTTTAGTTATATGTGCACAGGAATTGTTCGTTTTAGCTGCAATTGATATTTGGTTTGTGGTTTGGCCGGTTTGAGTCCCTTCCGCTTATGTGTTTTTTTTTTCCTGAATTGTCTGCTTGCGAGTATATTAGCACTTGGTTGGTGCCGCAAACAGCTCTGACAAATATCCCAAATGTCTGTCTGAATTTTTTTCCTGCTTTCTAAATGTTTTTGTTATGAAAAAAACAGTGGATTCAACCATGGTTGCAAATTAATTTGTTTCTAGTGCCGCAGAGTTTTGGACGAAACAAAAATAGAGATGCTGGCCATGTGTAGCTTCActcaaaatactccctccgtccagaaatacttgtcggaaaaacgcataaaaatggatgtatctaaaactaaaatacgtctagatacatccattcctccgacaagtattttcgaactGAGGGAGTACTATGTATGTGTTTTGGGTTGGAGTTCAGAAAAGATAGTTACTGGAACTTTCCTGAATTCCTCACTCCCTCCCATATAGCTTTGTCCTCTTTCTGCCTCTGCTCTCCCTTCTCTCTTCCTCCCACCCTTATCCATCCTTCCTATTTTGGAGGAATCTCAGTTTCACTTTAACACCCTAGAAAGTGTCCAAAATGTTATGCTGGGGAAAAGGAACCAATCAGAAACAAAAGGCACATGAAGAACAACCTTTTCCGAGCTATGTGACTTCTGTGTCTGCATGTTCATTACATATTTCTTCAACCATGCAGATAGTGTTGTAGTACATTGGTAGTAATTAGTGTTTGGGTTTAGAACAGATAAAAACCAGTACGAGCGCACTCAGTAACAGATAAAACCAGTACACGCGCACTCACTAACTGTCATATCTTCTTTGCAAAGGAATAAAGCTATTTTGTATTTAAAATGACATATTGTAGTTTGGGACAGGCAGGCAGTTGCTTTCTGTTGCGGCTCTAAGTCATcatagatttttatttttttttagaaaaggaggatgacccccggcctctgcatctggaagatgcatacggccactttattgattattcctGAGGACCTTACAAAGTGTTACAACAATAAGCCTGAATCCACCAActaggcaacatatgccgctactcctatccatatgatgaaggggtgctagctgggcccctacccagaccactcacctaaacctaacatcgAAAGCCGGAATCCCTAGcctagccacataccgggtctggggcataaaccggtctgacgcactcacaggTGTCGTCTCcaccatcttccactggtccatctccAAGCAGATTGAGGTGCCATCCTTGGCAGGCCCTccgccatcaacgccaccatgacgccaaatgACGACCACCACCTACGGTAGAACATCACCAAGCAGATGGAGCGCTACCACAGGACGAAGATCAGCGGTAGAATAGATAAATCGCCGCACACATTGCCGCCGCCAAACACCTCACACGCACCACGAAGCGCCCACCGTGCTTCCGGGGACCCcaggcgacgccttcaagaaggagcgcGACGAAGGGACGACGCCGTCGCCCGCAAGGGGACCTAGAGCTTTCGCCCAAATGAAGAGCACAGTGAGAGACGGGATAGGACCTCGACAAGGCCTCCAAGAAGGGAACCGACGCCCACAAGGCGCCGCCATTGTCGTGGCCTCCGCcgacggccaagggtttcccccgatcccgCCCCCGTCCCAACCACCCGGCCAAAGACCTGGCCAGGGGAGCGCCCGCAGCCGGAGAAGGCATCGGACTTCATCGTAGCAGGCACGCCGGGTGACGGGGCACCCCGACCCACCGTAGTAGACGTCCACCGAGACCTCGCCGCCCGCACAGCCGAAGTCGCGGACCACCAGCTCCCACGGCCGTCGCCCGTCAAGAGGCCACGCCGTCCACGCcgtccgaggccgccgccccggcatccacccACCGCGCACATCCCATCAAGACACGGAGAACGACCCACATCGCCGCCACCAGGGAGACCACGCCGCGAACACCCTAGCCGGGCGACGAAGCAGGGCCGCGCCGGCCAGATCCGGGCGGATCCGGCGATCCCCGGCCCACCAGCCGCCAGAGAGGAGCCAGCCCCGATCCAGGGCCGCTCCGGCCTGATCTGGCAGTTCGGCGGCCACCAGGAGttgaggaggcgggcggcggcgtctGATGCGGGAAGGGGGCGTCTCCACGTCGAGGCGGGTGCGCggggaagccccgccgccgcctactGCCGCGGGggcggctgccggcggcggcgggggaggaggaggagaggcgggGGAAACCTGGGGGCGGCTAGGGTATCGCCCCCGAGTCGCCCGGAGCGGACGACGCGGGGGGTATGGAAACCTGTCATAGATGATAGATGATAGATGCACTACTATGCTATAAATGTTCAGTAGTTCAGTTGCTTGCATAGTTGGAAAAGATCGTTCAGTTTTCCTGGTGAAAGAACGTCTATAGGTTGATCCCATGGAAATTCAACATATGGTCGGACCGTATTACTGTTTTGAAATGGATAATCATGAAGCAAGTATACCTGTCTATGACAGTTCTCTGGTTTGGCACTCAATGACAGCATGCTCCCCTTCCCTCGAAAAAACCAAACACAATGCGAATAAATAGCAAAATTAGAAGAAACTGCAGGGCTAATTAGCAACGAGCTTTTAATCATAAAAATGTGCACCTGGTACTCCTCAGAATTATGACCATGCAGGAGTGTGAGTCAAGGATATTCATAAAACTGTGCATTGGATGCTGAAAGTTTAGTGTGTATGTCATTGCGTAGCCATTTCTTTATCCAGAAGGGATGTAGTGGCTTTCTATCTTGCTCTGTTTGCGTATGTGGTTGGAGAAGCTCAAagtataagatactccctccgtccgaaaaagcttgtccaaAGCTTGTtccttaaatggatgtatctagcactaacttagtgctagatacatcaatttgagggacaaactttttcggacggagggagtaagtcttAACACAAATCACCattatataagatcttagtacCAAAGGACACGCTCAAAGTTAACTTCTGAAGTCCACGGATTATGTAATGCTCGTGACACAAATGGGTGCTAAAAATTGTTTAACATTATACAGACAGATCTTACTGCTTGATTACTCTCATATCAAATAGTGACGTTACAACTCTTGTTCATAAAGTACTTCTACGTTTTCTGCTTACCAGAGGTTGCAGATGAACCTGTTGCTGAGAAACCCACAGATGAGAAGGCTGCACACGGCGGCTCAAATGACAGAGGTAATTATTGAATAATTTGAATTCTCTTCTTATCATAGAGTACAACTAAGCTGACAAACTACCTGAAAACCCGCTATGCAGACCTCGCTCTTGCAAGGGTGGAAAGTGAGAAGAGGAACTCTTTAATTAAAGCATGGGAGGAGAATGAGAAGACGAAGGCTGAGAACAAGtatattactactccctccgtccgaaaatacttgtcatcaaaatggataaaaagggatgtatctagaactaatatacatctagatacatccccttttattcattttgatgacaagtatttccggacggagggagtatttatacTTATCCATTCATAAACTAGTATATGCTTTTTTTAATGGTATGGTAGATTTATCACTAATCTGTTATATTGGATGTGCATGTACATATCTCAAAGCGGCCCTTCAGCCACTAGGAAACAGAGCCTGTATATGAAGCTTCATGTTAGTAATATGTGTAGTCTTACTCCCAAGACACTGGGACATGTCAACCCCGTCTAATTCAGACAATAATAAGAACACCTACAGCGCAACTGCCAACAGATATCATGAAAGAAGCTACTATGTCATTTTGAAGAAAATGAAGAACTTGTATACTTATAGCTAAATTATGTTGTTGAACACGTTCATTAAGTAGATGATGTAAAATTTCCTAATCTTGATTCACATCAATATCACAGGGCTACTAAAAAGGTGTCCGCTATTCTCTCATGGGAGAACACCAAGAAAGCAAACATAGAAGCTCAACTGAAGAAGATTGAGGTACTTTCATCATTACCATTCTTTGCATATTATTACATCAAAGGATGAAGCCCGTTACTGTACAGTTGTGAATATCCATCTGCAATTCTGAACATTGCGCTCTCTCTTCATGTGCCATCCCGCAAACT is a window encoding:
- the LOC123046022 gene encoding remorin translates to MAAEEPKKVEVEAAPEPEAAPPAVPAAEPEAPAKDVTEEKAVIPAPAPAAEEEKPPADDSKALVVVEKVADEPVAEKPTDEKAAHGGSNDRDLALARVESEKRNSLIKAWEENEKTKAENKATKKVSAILSWENTKKANIEAQLKKIEEQLEKKKAEYAEKMKNKAAMIHKEAEEKRAMVEAKKGEELLKAEEMAAKYRATGHSPKKVMGCFGA